The following proteins are co-located in the Tiliqua scincoides isolate rTilSci1 chromosome 8, rTilSci1.hap2, whole genome shotgun sequence genome:
- the EVI2A gene encoding protein EVI2A, translating into MTLMDTFHVYLIFLFGNILLLCLPVRTATTQDPLVVSESPSVSTTQNLSNPSQTSTEASTTLATLAPQEATWAPQEATTITKSPLPTDTSTSLSLSSTLLPEVPTSPFPSSTTLGKHQITDAEVELCKENNKRLMLIFLIIIGVLVILCVFLLLTTVVMATKLSYIRRRQPSKRLPRSNGDFLSTNSLWPAGLETLQRLANEESGNNLMMQSPGPERTTAGPGKVGEEVSRKLASEISDRQKLKEVSAKPQHSTIINIEI; encoded by the coding sequence ATGACACTAATGGACACCTTCCATGTGTATTTGATTTTCCTTTTTGGGAACATTCTACTGTTGTGCTTGCCAGTGAGAACAGCCACTACACAAGATCCTTTGGTAGTGAGTGAGAGTCCCTCTGTCTCCACTACACAAAATCTGTCAAACCCAAGCCAGACCTCAACAGAAGCAAGTACAACTCTTGCAACATTGGCTCCACAGGAGGCAACATGGGCTCCACAGGAGGCAACAACTATCACCAAATCCCCATTGCCAACAGATACATCAACATCCCTATCATTATCCTCAACTCTTTTGCCAGAGGTGCCAACATCTCCCTTTCCTTCCAGTACGACTCTTGGCAAGCACCAGATTACAGATGCCGAAGTTGAACTCTGCAAAGAAAACAATAAAAGGCTGATGTTGATTTTCCTCATCATAATTGGGGTGCTGGTCATCTTGTGTGTTTTCCTACTCTTGACCACAGTAGTGATGGCGACCAAGCTGTCTTATATCAGGAGAAGGCAGCCAAGCAAGCGCCTGCCCAGGAGCAATGGGGATTTTCTGAGTACAAACAGTTTGTGGCCTGCTGGTTTAGAAACGCTACAGAGGCTGGCCAATGAAGAATCAGGAAATAACCTGATGATGCAAAGCCCGGGGCCAGAAAGAACAACTGCAGGACCTGGGAAAGTCGGAGAAGAAGTTAGCAGGAAACTTGCTAGTGAAATATCTGACAGACAGAAGCTCAAGGAGGTATCAGCAAAGCCACAACACAGCACCATAATAAACATTGAGATTTAA